The Sphingobacteriaceae bacterium genome has a segment encoding these proteins:
- the priA gene encoding primosomal protein N', which produces MEKITLFTDVIVPMNIPAKFTYRVPEEMNEMVVPGKRVLVQFGKTKIYTGIIYKVHQTAPTERTAKYLDAVLDDFPIVTETQLKFWDWISFYYCAAPGDVMNAALPSGLKLSSTSTLQLNPEFNFEETEHSFFTDREHELLDLLHLNESLSFEDAAAHLKIKSAHPIIHKLIIKNAIVVYEEIKDKYKPKLVSYIQLSEEYKPETKLKEVLDQLEKKAFKQAEALLLYFKLQKEDELNKWIKKSALTKSIDNSALNALIKKGILTEEHFETGRLLFEKGNTEDKKLSEAQQNAYEEIQKQFLNKKTVLLHGVTGSGKTEIYIQLIKDALLKNQQILYLVPEIALTTQLITRLRAVFGESVGVYHSRFSENERVEIWNNILIPPKNQEEKQYKIIIGARSALFLPYQNLGLIIVDEEHDASFKQHDPAPRYHARDAALYLATIHQSNVLLGSATPSIESWVNCKQEKYIKIELPIQFAAKGGTQIEIYDTKLYHAANQNNSSFTPPLFEAINLSLQNKEQIILFQNRRGFAPYTECKQCAYVPQCVQCDVSLIYHKQNEKLTCHYCGYTTAPPSVCPSCNSPHLVLKGMGTEKIEEEAAILLPKLKLHAWI; this is translated from the coding sequence ATGGAGAAAATTACTTTATTTACGGATGTTATAGTGCCCATGAATATTCCGGCAAAATTCACGTATCGTGTACCGGAAGAAATGAATGAAATGGTTGTGCCCGGAAAAAGAGTATTAGTTCAGTTTGGTAAAACTAAAATTTATACCGGTATCATTTATAAAGTTCATCAAACTGCTCCGACCGAACGTACGGCAAAATATCTCGACGCCGTGTTGGATGACTTCCCGATTGTAACCGAAACTCAACTTAAATTCTGGGATTGGATTTCTTTTTATTATTGTGCGGCACCGGGTGATGTGATGAACGCCGCCTTACCTTCCGGATTAAAATTAAGCAGCACCTCTACACTGCAGTTAAATCCCGAATTTAATTTTGAAGAAACTGAACATTCATTTTTTACTGACAGGGAGCACGAACTTTTAGATTTATTGCACCTCAATGAAAGTTTAAGTTTTGAAGACGCGGCTGCCCATTTAAAAATAAAATCGGCGCACCCTATCATTCATAAATTAATTATTAAAAATGCCATTGTAGTTTATGAAGAAATAAAGGATAAGTATAAACCTAAACTGGTAAGCTATATACAACTTTCAGAAGAATACAAGCCTGAAACCAAACTTAAAGAGGTATTGGATCAACTCGAAAAAAAAGCATTCAAACAAGCCGAAGCTCTGCTCCTCTATTTTAAATTACAAAAGGAAGATGAACTGAATAAATGGATTAAAAAATCAGCACTCACAAAATCCATCGACAATAGTGCTTTAAATGCATTAATTAAAAAAGGTATTCTAACAGAGGAGCATTTTGAAACCGGTCGCTTACTTTTTGAAAAAGGAAATACAGAAGATAAAAAATTAAGTGAAGCACAACAAAACGCTTACGAAGAAATTCAAAAGCAATTTTTAAATAAAAAAACGGTTTTGTTGCACGGCGTTACAGGCAGCGGTAAAACCGAAATTTACATTCAACTGATTAAAGATGCGCTCCTTAAAAATCAGCAAATACTTTATCTGGTTCCTGAAATTGCTTTAACCACGCAGCTTATTACTCGTTTGCGCGCCGTTTTTGGCGAATCGGTGGGCGTGTATCATTCCCGTTTCAGCGAAAATGAAAGAGTGGAAATCTGGAATAATATTTTAATCCCCCCTAAAAATCAAGAGGAAAAACAGTATAAAATTATTATTGGTGCACGTTCAGCTTTGTTTTTACCCTATCAAAATTTGGGTTTAATTATTGTCGACGAAGAACATGATGCTTCCTTTAAACAACACGATCCTGCTCCCCGTTATCATGCACGCGATGCCGCTTTGTATTTGGCAACTATACACCAATCAAATGTTTTATTAGGCAGTGCAACACCCTCTATTGAATCTTGGGTAAATTGTAAACAAGAAAAATATATAAAAATAGAATTGCCCATTCAATTTGCCGCAAAAGGGGGCACACAAATAGAAATTTACGATACTAAGTTATACCATGCCGCCAATCAAAATAATTCTTCTTTTACACCACCTTTATTTGAAGCGATCAATTTATCTTTACAGAACAAAGAACAAATCATCCTTTTTCAAAATCGCAGAGGCTTTGCCCCTTATACCGAATGTAAACAATGTGCTTACGTGCCCCAATGTGTGCAGTGCGATGTTTCCCTCATCTACCACAAACAAAATGAAAAACTAACTTGTCATTATTGCGGTTATACCACTGCTCCGCCTTCTGTTTGTCCTTCTTGTAACAGTCCGCATTTGGTATTGAAAGGCATGGGGACAGAAAAAATAGAAGAAGAGGCGGCCATTCTTTTGCCAAAGCTAAAATTGCACGCATGGATTTAG
- a CDS encoding ZIP family metal transporter, whose translation MNTTLAIILLISPILIAGGIAFKTKIKPDNLRLLLALSAAYLFSVSIIHLLPEAYAATPENSSSLNVKLIGLFIVLGFCLQLIIDTFSTGIEHGHVHLHSHDCHNHLPAGIIVGLFLHSFLEGLPLYNYSEASNEYQGINHQLIYGLIIHNIPISIAFVLLLKEHEKSSAKTILYLVLFSVMTPLGFLFSYVMQSIGINGYAEYSKAAFALVIGIFLHLSTAILFETSDHHKYNVAKVLMMATGIILAYLIS comes from the coding sequence ATGAATACAACCCTGGCCATCATACTTTTAATCAGTCCCATTTTAATTGCGGGCGGAATTGCTTTTAAAACAAAAATAAAACCCGATAATTTAAGATTACTATTGGCTTTAAGCGCTGCTTATCTGTTTTCAGTATCCATTATCCATTTGTTACCTGAAGCCTATGCCGCCACACCCGAAAACAGTTCCTCCTTAAACGTAAAATTAATTGGCCTGTTTATTGTTCTTGGATTTTGTTTACAATTAATCATTGATACGTTTAGTACCGGAATAGAACACGGCCATGTTCATTTACACAGTCACGATTGTCATAATCATTTACCGGCGGGAATTATTGTTGGGTTATTTTTACACTCTTTTCTGGAAGGATTGCCACTTTATAATTACAGTGAGGCATCCAACGAATATCAGGGCATTAATCACCAGCTTATTTATGGATTAATTATTCATAACATACCCATTTCTATAGCTTTTGTTTTATTACTGAAAGAACACGAGAAAAGCAGCGCCAAAACTATTTTATACCTTGTTTTGTTTTCGGTGATGACACCCCTGGGATTTCTATTCAGTTACGTGATGCAGTCTATTGGAATAAATGGATATGCAGAGTACAGCAAAGCAGCTTTTGCTTTAGTTATTGGTATATTTCTTCATTTATCAACCGCCATATTATTTGAAACCAGCGATCATCACAAATACAATGTAGCCAAAGTATTAATGATGGCAACGGGTATTATTTTAGCCTACTTGATTAGTTGA